Part of the Pseudobacteriovorax antillogorgiicola genome, CAGCAAAGCGCTCTGTTAGCTTATTCAAGTCGCCGTCCCCATCGCGCTCATCGGGACCAACGGTATAGGTAAATTCGTGCTGACCTTCTCCACTGGCATATAGGGCTGTTAAAAAAAGTCCCTGCCAAGCCAGAGTGCCTCCTAGGGCCAACTGTAGATTATATCCCGTAAGAGTTCCGTTAGTGAACCCACCATCTCCCCCAAAAGCAGCTTGCCAATCGCTGGGAACTAAGCCCGACATGGATTCAATATCGATGCTGTTCCAAGAGCCGATAAGACCTAGGCCGATGCCGGTCTGCTTTTCTTTGGAGGGGTCAAATGCAGCTTCGAAATCATAGCGCCATGCCAGGGGGAAAGCGTATAAACTTGCGGCGATGAATGTGGCTACCAGATCTCTCTTAAATAGATCGTCGTCTGAAAGCTCGGTATTAAAACCTGAAGTCTCGGTAATTCGAAACCGCTCGAAGCTCGTGTAAGAACCGTCGATCCCAAACCATGATTCATACCAGCCAAGTTTGTAGTCAGTGTAATCTACAGACTTATCATCATCCTCTAGCTGAACATCAAGTGATCCACTTACAGTAAGACCTCGCCAGGAGAAGCCTAAGACAAGGATATTGGGTAGTTTAGGCTCATAGATCAGGCGATGGACATCCCCATCTTTATTATCCAGCCCTTCATCATCGACCTCTAGCCCCAAATCAGGCTGGCGCCAGCCGACAAACACGGAACTTGGGCTCTTGGCAAAAACTTGATTTGTCATGAGCATATGTAAGATAACTATGGTTACCAGTCGCAGGGCCAATGCCACCAACTCCCGAAAAGATATTGAATGTTGGTGTCTTCGGTGTCGGCGACTCTAAAGATAACTTTAGCTCAGTGGGTTGGAGCCTATCTAAAACGGTGCCCATAGCCGAGCATGTAGATGGTCATCTCATAAAAGCCTGCCGATGGCGTATCTTCATCGCTTACTGCAGTGGCTCGGATGTAGCTGCCATAGATCGATGCTAGGTCACCGCGAAACGCTCGCTCCAGACCAGTTGTAACATGATAGCGTTTCAAGCTTTCAAAGTCCTGAACTCCGCGACCATTGAAGGCAATGTTCCCACTCTCATCATAGACTCCACCACCTTTGTTCGGACCAAAAAATGAGAACGAGCCTACTGCCTTGCCAAGGGACTTCATCCGACGCTCGGCTCCCAACACAAAGCTATGAGCATTGAGGAATTCAACTGGGGCATCGCCAAGGATAGTTTGGGTGGGATTTTGCTCAGCAAAGGTGCCGTTCACCCAGTCTTCAAAACGATATTGACCAA contains:
- a CDS encoding DUF4421 family protein, with amino-acid sequence MTNQVFAKSPSSVFVGWRQPDLGLEVDDEGLDNKDGDVHRLIYEPKLPNILVLGFSWRGLTVSGSLDVQLEDDDKSVDYTDYKLGWYESWFGIDGSYTSFERFRITETSGFNTELSDDDLFKRDLVATFIAASLYAFPLAWRYDFEAAFDPSKEKQTGIGLGLIGSWNSIDIESMSGLVPSDWQAAFGGDGGFTNGTLTGYNLQLALGGTLAWQGLFLTALYASGEGQHEFTYTVGPDERDGDGDLNKLTERFAAGYSGKFWYLVFSLEQESPTYALRFMSLTPSRRDMSLVFGIKWN